DNA from Thermofilaceae archaeon:
GTGAAGGTGGTGAAAACGGGGTCGAGGACCCGCTTCGGTAGAACCGTCGAGCTCGTCCAGGTTGCAAAGCCCCGGCTGCTCATAGAGGAGGTGGCGAACAGCATAACCAAGTGGCTTCTCCTCGTGGACTCCATCTTTATCGCTCTTGTTGCGGCCAAATTCATCGTGGAGGGGCTCAACCTAGTGGAGCTCCTACCCTTCACCTTGACGTTGCTGCTGGCCTCGATACCCATAGCGCTGCCGGCCATGACCACCATAACAATGGCGCTAGCCAGCACCGAGCTCGCTAGGAGCGGTATAATCGTTAGGAGGCTTGAGGCGATCGAGGCTGCCGCGATGATGGACGTGATATGCTTGGACAAGACGGGCACGATAACAGAGAACAGGCTGGTGGTGAGCAAGGTTGTCCCGCTGAACAGGCAGATCAGTGAGAGGGACGTCATTAGATTCGCGGTTTTAGCAACCGAGGAGGTGACAAAGGACCCGCTCGAGAACGCCATAAGGCGGAAAGCTGAGGAGATGAACGTTGACACCAGTGCTGCGAAGGTTCTGGAGTACAAGCCCTTTACGCCTGAGACCAAGGTGAGCGAAGCAGTCGTTGAATTGGGCGGGCGTGTGCTCAGAGTAATCAAGGGTGCACCACAGGTTCTCGTAAAGGAGGCCAGCAACCCCGATAAGGAGCGCATCGAGGAGATCGTTGCGAAGCTGGGCAAGGAGGGGCTTAGGCCGCTGGCCATAGCGGTGGAAGCGCAGCGGGGCAGCATCGAGATTGTGGGGCTGTTGGGGCTCTACGATAAGCCCCGTGAGGACTCGAAGCAGTTCATAAGCGTCATAAAGAGCCTCGGTGTAACGCCGAAGATGGTTACGGGGGACAACATCCACATCGCCGAGACCGTGGCCAGCGAGGTCGGCATCGAGGGGAAGGCAATTAGCTTGCGGGAGATTCCCAGGGAGGAGCTGGCTGAAGTTGTCGAGGACACGGGTGTTTTCGCGGAAGTCATGCCAGAGGACAAGTACAGCATCGTGGAGGCCCTGCAGAGGAGGGGGCACGTGGTTGGCATGACCGGCGATGGGGTGAACGATGCTCCAGCGCTCAAGAGAGCAGACTTGGGGGTGGCCGTTAGCGGGGCCACCGATGTAGCGAAGTCGGTGGCGTCGGTGGTGTTGGCTGTACCGGGGTTGAGGGGGATCGCCAACGTCATACAGCACGGAAGGATGACCTACAGAAAGATGGTCGTCTGGGCCATAAACAAGATCGTCAAAACGTTCAGCATAGTGTACTTCGTAGCCATATCGTCGCTGCTCTTCGGGCATCCCGTGCTGACGCCCACCCACATGGTGCTGATGCTGTTCCTCTACGATCTCGTCACGCTCTCCATCAGCGTCGACGTACTGCAGCCAAGCAGGAGGCCGGAGAGGTGGAACGTGAAGAAGCTCACGTTGATTTCAACCTTGCTGGGCATCGCGAAACTCGCGGAGCTCTTCGGAGCCCTGTACCTGGCGAGGCTAATCGGTTTACCGCACGAGCAGCTGCAGAGCTTCATATTCTACGTTCTCCTGATTTCGGGCCTCTTCGGCTTCCTGAATTTCAGGGAGATCGGGGTGTTCTGGAGCTCAAAACCGAGCAAGTACATGCTACTGACGATAGCGGTTGACGGCCTAGCTGCAACCATCCTAGTATGGAGCGGCGCCATAGTACCAGCTATACCGGCGCAAACGATTGCTCTGGCCTTGGTCTACGAAGTAGCAGTGATTCTGCTGGCCACCGACGCTGTCAAGATTGCGGTGTACAGAGCCTTCGGCTACGCGTAGACCCTAGGCAAGCGCCCCGCCCCCAAGCGCCTCAAGCCCTGAAAAGCGGGCCTGCAAGCCCGCTCCCGCGCGTCCCAAGCGCAATCCGCCAACCGATCCCCTACACGGTTTAGGCGGGCTGTTACGCAAACCGGGTTTCGCGGTGCTAGCCGCTTGATTGATTGCGGGGGCTGCCTGCGGCGGCAACGACAATGATAAATCTCCTCCCCCCTCCACCCGCGCCGGGGATCCTCCTGTCCCAACACTTCGCCTACAGGGCGGCGCAAGAGGTGCTGCGCAGGTTCCCGGGTGAGCCACTCTACGTGGTTGAGTCGGGCGTAACCCCCAGCGGTAAGATACACTTGGGGAACTTCATCGACATGGTGCTAGCCGACTCGGTCCTAAGAGCTTTGAGGGAGAGCGGCGTTGAGGTCGTAGGCTACCTGGCTGTGGACAGCATGGACCCCTTCAGGCAGGCCCCCTCCTTCGCCCCGGAGAGCTTCAAGCGCGAAGCCCCCATGTACGTTGGGCAGCCCTTCGAGTCGATACCGGACCCGTGGGGCTGCCACGGCAGCTACGCTGAGCACTTCGTGAAGCCCGTCGAGGAGAGCTTCCCCGCTTACGGTGTGCAGCTGGAGGTGGTTTGGGCTAGCCGGCTCCATAAGAGCGAGAGGTACGTGAAGCCCCTCCTCGAGGTCCTCGCCCAGCGTGAGCGGGTTGTGGAGGTGCTCAACAGGGTGAAAAGGGCCGCCGGCCACAGGAGGCTGTACCCGGAGGGCTGGATCCCCTACAGGCCGAGGTGCGCCGGCTGCGGGAGGATCGATGAGGTCGTACACCCGCTGAGCGTTGAGGGCTCAAGGGTCCGCTACAGGTGCTCCGCCTGCGGCTACGAGGGGGTGGCTGACGCCGCGAAGGGTGAGGGGAAGCCGCCGTGGAGGGTGGACTGGCCTCTACGCTGGTTGGCGCTCAACGTGCACTTCGAGCCCCTGGGCAAGGATCACATGGCCAGCGGCAGCGGCTACGACACGGGGTGCGCCCTCGCTAGGGAGCTCTTCGGCAGGGAGCCGCCCGTGCCAATCTTCTACGACTTCGTCTACTGGGTCGAGCACGAGGGGGGTGAGAGGAGGTTGGAGAAGTTCAGCAAGAGGAAGGGGGCGGGGCTTGGGATTGACGAGTGGCTCCGCTACGCTCCACCCGAGGTTTTGCGCTTCCAGATCCTGAAGAGGGAGGTTACCGACATCTACAGTGAGGCGCTCAGCCACTGGGAGTTCGATCTCCGCCAGGTGCCCAACTACGTCGAGGAGTTCGACAAGTTCGAGGAGACGGTGTTCACGGGTGGGAGCGAGTACTCGAAGCAGCTTTACAGCCTCTCCCTACCCGGCCCTCCGCCGCAGAAGAGGCCGGTGAGGATCCCCTACTTCCAAGCCGTCCGCGTGGCCGCCTGGATGGAGGACTTGGAGGACGGGATGAGGATGCTCGAGCGGCAGGGTAAGCTGAGGGGCCTTGAAAGCTGGGAGGTGGAGGACGCCAAGAGGAGGTTGATGAACGCGAGGAACTGGTTGGAAGCGGTCGGGTACGGCGCAGTGCTCCGCAGCCCCGAGGAAGCTGCGAAGCTTCTGGAGGGCATCGACGGGCGAGTCCTCAGGGCGTTCATGGAGGCTGTGTCCCTGATACTCGGGGGCTCGGACCCCAACGAGGCCGTGAAAAAGGCCTGCGAGAGTCAAGGGATAGCCGGGAGGGAGGGGAGGCTGCAGGTCTACAGGGCGTTCTACCTGGCTCTGCTCGGCGAGGAGTCAGGCCCACCGCTGCGCAGGCTCATCGCAAGGAGAGAGGTTATAGAGACGCTGAGCAAAATACGGGAAAGGCTGGAGGGCTGCTAGGTTCTAGCGGCGGCGCCTCGCAGCAACGATGAGAACGGCTGCCACGGCCGCAGCTAACGCGGCTGCCGCTACGATGAGAGTGGGGGGCTGCTGGGGAGTAGGCTGCGATGGTTGCGCGGGCTGCTCGGGTTGCGCGGGTTGCTCCGCTGTAGGCTGCTGCGCGGTGGGTTGCTGCAAGACCGGCTGTATGTACCGTATCTCCGCGGTCTCCGTTCCCACGTTACCCGCGAAGTCCACGGCTCTCACCGTCAGTCTAACCGTTGTCGCGTTGAGCGGTGGTAGGGAAGCCTGGTAGGAGGCCGGGCCGATCTCCTGCGCCACCAGCGTGCCTCTAACCGTGTCCGTCTCGTAGTCCACGTACACCCTCCACACGCCCCACCCCTCGTCCTGAGCCCTGATGTATAGGGTGACGCTATCCCTGGCGGCGACGGGCCTAGTCGGAGTGTACATGGAGAGGCTGACGCTCGGCGGCGCCTCGTCCTTGAACGAGGATACCGTGATTCTGAACCAATCGTTGGGGACATCGACTATCATCTTGGCCAGGTAGACGCCGCCGTACGGGACGATCGTAAGATCCCTCACCAGCGCGGAGTCCCCATACACCCTGTACGCCTCCACCGGCAGGGAGGAGTTGAGGTACAAGTAGACCGTGAGCTGCTTCAAGTCGATGCCAAGCACTGTAGACACGTAGCCGACGACGTTCGCAGTACCCTTACCCGGCGTGGGAATCACTCGGATCAGCGAGCCGTCCAGCACGAAACTGCTCGGCTCCCTCAGGGGATCCCTACCCGGGATACCAACGACTCTCACCCGCCCGCCCCGGTCGACTTCAACAATCTTGAACCCCCTGTACTCGGCCTGCCCACAGGTGGCCACCGTCGTCACGAACCACGTCCTCCCGTTGTAGATGACCAAGCCGTCGGTGTGAACGTGGCCGGCCAGTACAGCTGTGACATTGTACTCCTCTATCAGCCTGAGCAGCTCACGGGCTAGGTCGAGGCGGTTCGCCCAGCTGCTGTAGAGGTAAGCCTCGAGGTTATCGATCTCCCTCCACGAGCCATTGATCTCGCGGAAGAGCCCCGCTCTGAAGAGCGGGTGGTGCATCATCAGGATCTTCACCTTGTCCTTGTGGGCTGAGAGCACTCCCTCGAGCCAGGCCAGCTGCGAGGGATCGACGTACCCCGCGTAGCCCGTATCCAAAGCGGCCAGAAGGAAGTTGCCGAAGACTCTGTACCACGTGGCGGGCCCCACGTACCGGCCGTAGTACAGCTCGTTGAAGCTCTTCTCATCGGTCTGCGAGTGGTCGTGGTTGCCGGGTAGGAGGAACGTGGGCTTCCTCACCCGGTTGATGAGCTCCTGCAGCTTCTTGAGCGAGTCTACGTGGCTCCCCACGTCGACGCAGTCGCCCGTAACCACTGCGATATCGACGGGGAGCGTGTTGACAAGGTTGAGGGCGGTCTCCAGGTAGAGCGTGCTGCGGACGCCCCCGATGATGATCTCGACGTGGATGTCGGTGAGGTGGGCGATCGAGAGTTTATCGGGCTCCCGCTCGAGAACCCAGACGCTCCTGGGCTCGCAGACCGTAAGCCCGCCCGCGCTTACGCACAAGTCGTACAGCGCCCCCACGGCGTTTTTAGGCACCTCTAGGAGAACGGTTACCGCGCCCTCGAGCTTCCAGCTCCTCAAGGGGGACAGCGACACGTTGAAGCCGGGAGCCACGATCCAAGCCCCTGAAACATCCAGGACCCCCTGGAGCGTTGCGTTGAAGCTCTGGCCGGGCATTACGGCTACAGGCACAGCGTAGCGGGGGTCGACTATTCGCACCTCTGGTGACGGGAAGGAGAGGGGGAGTAGTGCGGTGAGTGCGACTACGGCTAGGCCGGCTAACAAGTAGCTGATTTTCATCGAGAACAGCACGTAGGACCCTATATAAGGCTAGCCCTAGGCGAACTCCTCCTCTTCCCAGCCCTCCATCGGGTAGACCAGCGTATCCTCCCTCCTCACGTAGAGCCTGATCCTCTCGCCCTCGCCCACCCCCGCGTCAGGGTCAACGTACGCGATCAGCCTGTCGCCATCGATGCTCACCCTCAACTGCTTGTGGGAGCCGAGGAACATGGCGATCTCAACACGCCCCTCAATCTCGTTCGCCCCCGGTACAGGGTCTAGCGAGACGTCCTCAGGCCTCAACACGACAACAGCTTCTGAACCCCTGCTCAGAGGGGCTGCCGGCACGCCCCGAAGCTTAACGCCGCCGCTCGTGACGACCTCGACGTAGCCCCCCTCGTCGCGCTCAACCCTCCCCTTCAGCGCGCTGCTCCTGCCGATGAAGGTGGCTACGAAGAGGTTCGAAGGCTTTGTGTAGATCTCGAACGGAGTCCCGATCTGGAGCACCCTCCCCCTGTTCATCACAGCGATCCTGTCGGAGAGGCTCATCGCCTCCTCCTGGTCGTGGGTCACGTAGATCGTCGTGATACCCAGCCTCTTCTGCAAACCCTTGAGCTCCTCCCTCATCCTCAACCGCAGCTTAGCGTCAAGGTTGCTCAACGGCTCGTCCATCAGCAGGACCTTAGGCTCTACGACTAGCGCGCGCGCCAGCGCAACCCTCTGCTGCTGCCCCCCGCTCAGTTGGAGCGGGTACCGGTTCTCCAGGCCCTCGAGCCCTACGAGCTCCAACACCTCCCTGACCCTCCTCTTCAGCTCGGCGGCTGGGAGCTTTTTCACCCTCAACCCGTAGGCGACGTTGTCGAAGACCGTCATGTGGGGCCACAATGCGTAGTTCTGGAACACCATCGCACAGCCGCGCTCGTACGGCTTCCTGAACGTTACGTCCTCCCCGTCGAACAGGACGCGCCCCTCATCGGGTAGCTCGAAGCCCGCGATGATCCTCAAAGCGGTTGTCTTACCGCAGCCCGAGGGGCCGAGAAGCGTGAAAAGCTCGCCGCTCTCGACAGCGAGGGTGACGTGATCCACCGCCACAACGTCCTCAAACCTCTTAACCACGCCTTTGAGCTCGACTCTAGCCATCCAGCAGAATGCGCCACTCAACCCAATAATAACCTTACGTCCACCGAAGAGGATCAGAAAAAGGGGAAACTTATCAGGCCGTTACAGCCTTACGTTCCTAGTTTAGGACTTCGTTATGATAGTCCTCGATACTATCGTTATCCTGAGCACCTTGCCCTGCGCGACGTCCACGAGCACTTGAGCTGTGGCGTTGGGGCCCTTGAGCAGCACGAGAGCTTGAGTGGCTCGGAGCGTGACGTCACCAGTGCCGCTCACGACCGCAGTAATGATCGGCCTGATCCAGGTAATGTTGTAGCCCTCCTGCAGCAGCTTTGCGACGTCGGGGTCGCCCTTCAGTATGCTCGTTACGGCGTTAACGTACTCGCCGCTGACCTCGACGAACCTCCACCCGGCGAAGCCCTTCACCCCCCTCACTCTAGCACGCGGCGTAACGTTGCAGCAGAAGGGCTGCCCGTTCTCACCGAGCTGCCAGACCGGGTTGAAAGCCCCGCCTCGCTGCGCAATGCCTCCGAGTACGGTCGGGATAGCGGCTACCGCCAGCGCTACAAGGATCGCCGCTGCAGCTACAGCGGCAACCACGATCAAACTTGTCTTCACCCTTCTCACCAGGGGAAGCGGCCGGGGGGTCTTTTAAAGGGGTTATGAACCTGAAGTCCATACCCCGCTATTGCGCGATCGCCGAGGATGCCCACCGTCAAGCCTTTTTGCCTGACCTTGCCGACGCTAGAGTGGTTAAGCTGCTGGCACTCGACTTGGACGGTACGCTCCTAGAGCCGGGCGAGAAGATCCTCCCTTCGGTCGTTGAAGCGCTCCTAAAGGTAGCTGGCAAAGGAGTTATTGTCGCGACGGCCTCGGGCCGCTCTCTCGAGGATCAGCTCCGCATCCTGGCCGGGAACGGTCTGGGCGCTGAAGCAGGCCTCCCCCACTACCTCATCGTGAACGAGCAGGAGATCTACGAGCTGAGAGGCTGTATGTACCAGCCGTGGGAGGAGCACAACAGGATTGTGAGGGAGCGGTGGCTGAGCGTGCTGCCTCGGGCTCTGCAAGTGGCGACTACCGAGGTTGAGTACCTCCGAGGGAGGGGGGTGGCGGTTGAGCTGTGGCCTCCAGATGTCGCCGCCCAGAGGGGCATGGTGGTTCTCAAGTTCGAGCGGGTTGAGGATGCGAGGCTCTGCGAAGCCAGGCTGCGCCAGCTGCTGGCCGGCGATTCCGAGCTCCAGTGCGACCGCAGCTACAGGCTGATACAGATCCTCCACAAGAGCGCGGGCAAGGGGCCAACCCTTCTAACTTTGCTTAAGGCTCTAGGCTTACCCGAGGGGGCCGCCCTCTGCATTGGGGATGCGCCGAACGATTTGAGCATGCTCGACGGCAGCTACGGGTTCATGGTCGCTGCGGTGGGAAACGCGGAGGAGGAGGTGAAGGAGGCTGTGAGGAGGGCGGGCGGCTACGTGGCATCAAGGCCTAGGGGGGAGGGCGTGCTGGAAGTGCTACGGGCCTACAACCTGGTGTAGAAGAAGCCGCAGACACGCTTATTTCGCGGCAATGCTGCATAAAGTTTATCCTTAGGTTTTGGAGATGGCTCGCGTGCAGCAGGGTAGGAGGGGTAGGCTGCTAGCCTCCACCTCGATTCTCACAGCTTTCACGCTGCTGGCAACCATCCTCTTCACGGTCTACATCCCCGAGACTAGAGGCTACTTCAACTTCGGTGAAGTGGGGGTCTACATCTCCGCGATAATCCTCCCCCCAGCCTGGGCGGCGTTCGCCGGCGGCGTCGGCTCAGCTCTCGCGGACGTCGTGCTGGGCTACTACGTCTACGCTCCGGCTACGCTCGTGATAAAGGGCCTTGAAGCCTTCATAGCTTCTCTGCTCGCGCGCAGGCTGAAGCACGTGAAGATGGGGAGGGCGCAAGGGCTGGTACTGTCGGTTCTCGTACCAGCTCCTCTCGCGCTCCTCGGCGCAATCTACTACGTGGGGCCCGCGGAAATCTACCTTGTCACGAGCGCTGTAGCGGCGGAAGTCACTGCAGCCCTATGGCT
Protein-coding regions in this window:
- a CDS encoding ECF transporter S component — encoded protein: MQQGRRGRLLASTSILTAFTLLATILFTVYIPETRGYFNFGEVGVYISAIILPPAWAAFAGGVGSALADVVLGYYVYAPATLVIKGLEAFIASLLARRLKHVKMGRAQGLVLSVLVPAPLALLGAIYYVGPAEIYLVTSAVAAEVTAALWLAVAAIMAAFLLHLNLRGLARPQLAAALAAGGVVMVLGYFTYQQFILGYAALAEVPFNIMQVLVGMSVALAVEHRLKGLSFE
- a CDS encoding metallophosphoesterase produces the protein MKISYLLAGLAVVALTALLPLSFPSPEVRIVDPRYAVPVAVMPGQSFNATLQGVLDVSGAWIVAPGFNVSLSPLRSWKLEGAVTVLLEVPKNAVGALYDLCVSAGGLTVCEPRSVWVLEREPDKLSIAHLTDIHVEIIIGGVRSTLYLETALNLVNTLPVDIAVVTGDCVDVGSHVDSLKKLQELINRVRKPTFLLPGNHDHSQTDEKSFNELYYGRYVGPATWYRVFGNFLLAALDTGYAGYVDPSQLAWLEGVLSAHKDKVKILMMHHPLFRAGLFREINGSWREIDNLEAYLYSSWANRLDLARELLRLIEEYNVTAVLAGHVHTDGLVIYNGRTWFVTTVATCGQAEYRGFKIVEVDRGGRVRVVGIPGRDPLREPSSFVLDGSLIRVIPTPGKGTANVVGYVSTVLGIDLKQLTVYLYLNSSLPVEAYRVYGDSALVRDLTIVPYGGVYLAKMIVDVPNDWFRITVSSFKDEAPPSVSLSMYTPTRPVAARDSVTLYIRAQDEGWGVWRVYVDYETDTVRGTLVAQEIGPASYQASLPPLNATTVRLTVRAVDFAGNVGTETAEIRYIQPVLQQPTAQQPTAEQPAQPEQPAQPSQPTPQQPPTLIVAAAALAAAVAAVLIVAARRRR
- a CDS encoding HAD family hydrolase, translating into MVKLLALDLDGTLLEPGEKILPSVVEALLKVAGKGVIVATASGRSLEDQLRILAGNGLGAEAGLPHYLIVNEQEIYELRGCMYQPWEEHNRIVRERWLSVLPRALQVATTEVEYLRGRGVAVELWPPDVAAQRGMVVLKFERVEDARLCEARLRQLLAGDSELQCDRSYRLIQILHKSAGKGPTLLTLLKALGLPEGAALCIGDAPNDLSMLDGSYGFMVAAVGNAEEEVKEAVRRAGGYVASRPRGEGVLEVLRAYNLV
- a CDS encoding ABC transporter ATP-binding protein, whose amino-acid sequence is MARVELKGVVKRFEDVVAVDHVTLAVESGELFTLLGPSGCGKTTALRIIAGFELPDEGRVLFDGEDVTFRKPYERGCAMVFQNYALWPHMTVFDNVAYGLRVKKLPAAELKRRVREVLELVGLEGLENRYPLQLSGGQQQRVALARALVVEPKVLLMDEPLSNLDAKLRLRMREELKGLQKRLGITTIYVTHDQEEAMSLSDRIAVMNRGRVLQIGTPFEIYTKPSNLFVATFIGRSSALKGRVERDEGGYVEVVTSGGVKLRGVPAAPLSRGSEAVVVLRPEDVSLDPVPGANEIEGRVEIAMFLGSHKQLRVSIDGDRLIAYVDPDAGVGEGERIRLYVRREDTLVYPMEGWEEEEFA
- the lysS gene encoding lysine--tRNA ligase, which codes for MRGLPAAATTMINLLPPPPAPGILLSQHFAYRAAQEVLRRFPGEPLYVVESGVTPSGKIHLGNFIDMVLADSVLRALRESGVEVVGYLAVDSMDPFRQAPSFAPESFKREAPMYVGQPFESIPDPWGCHGSYAEHFVKPVEESFPAYGVQLEVVWASRLHKSERYVKPLLEVLAQRERVVEVLNRVKRAAGHRRLYPEGWIPYRPRCAGCGRIDEVVHPLSVEGSRVRYRCSACGYEGVADAAKGEGKPPWRVDWPLRWLALNVHFEPLGKDHMASGSGYDTGCALARELFGREPPVPIFYDFVYWVEHEGGERRLEKFSKRKGAGLGIDEWLRYAPPEVLRFQILKREVTDIYSEALSHWEFDLRQVPNYVEEFDKFEETVFTGGSEYSKQLYSLSLPGPPPQKRPVRIPYFQAVRVAAWMEDLEDGMRMLERQGKLRGLESWEVEDAKRRLMNARNWLEAVGYGAVLRSPEEAAKLLEGIDGRVLRAFMEAVSLILGGSDPNEAVKKACESQGIAGREGRLQVYRAFYLALLGEESGPPLRRLIARREVIETLSKIRERLEGC
- a CDS encoding plasma-membrane proton-efflux P-type ATPase, whose amino-acid sequence is MNSYKGLTSSEVAERLRIYGPNRVPEKRERLVTVFLKKFTGFTPFAIEAAAAVSYVMGRYVDFIIMLSLLLVNTVIGVIHEHRAGRAIEMLKSKLKVTVKAFRDGRWIDVAAEDIVPDDIVKLSMGDIVPADGVIVEGSVMVDESALTGESIPAERGVNDEVYAGTTVVRGEAIVKVVKTGSRTRFGRTVELVQVAKPRLLIEEVANSITKWLLLVDSIFIALVAAKFIVEGLNLVELLPFTLTLLLASIPIALPAMTTITMALASTELARSGIIVRRLEAIEAAAMMDVICLDKTGTITENRLVVSKVVPLNRQISERDVIRFAVLATEEVTKDPLENAIRRKAEEMNVDTSAAKVLEYKPFTPETKVSEAVVELGGRVLRVIKGAPQVLVKEASNPDKERIEEIVAKLGKEGLRPLAIAVEAQRGSIEIVGLLGLYDKPREDSKQFISVIKSLGVTPKMVTGDNIHIAETVASEVGIEGKAISLREIPREELAEVVEDTGVFAEVMPEDKYSIVEALQRRGHVVGMTGDGVNDAPALKRADLGVAVSGATDVAKSVASVVLAVPGLRGIANVIQHGRMTYRKMVVWAINKIVKTFSIVYFVAISSLLFGHPVLTPTHMVLMLFLYDLVTLSISVDVLQPSRRPERWNVKKLTLISTLLGIAKLAELFGALYLARLIGLPHEQLQSFIFYVLLISGLFGFLNFREIGVFWSSKPSKYMLLTIAVDGLAATILVWSGAIVPAIPAQTIALALVYEVAVILLATDAVKIAVYRAFGYA